A genomic segment from Malus domestica chromosome 05, GDT2T_hap1 encodes:
- the LOC103426251 gene encoding G-type lectin S-receptor-like serine/threonine-protein kinase At1g11410 isoform X2, with translation MRKLTMNSTEFFFVSTVLLVFLVILPSSISVTLDAITSSQPLREDDVLLSTTKIFALGFFKPGSSRNRYIGVWYNKIPIKTIVWIANRENPIVPTAGNGLLAIHGDHGGLVIYGEDQNTPIWSANLTVSSPNNSVIAKLSNKGNLVVEINGEKVWQGFDYPTNTMLPFMKIGLDRRSRLNRFLTSWKSQDDPGMGNCSFRMEPSESPQEFLYKGQTRLWRTGPWTGERWSGVPAMVKLFFTNVTFVNNQDEVSIMDLVPESSFVKLVIDESGNIERSAWDDEVHKWVPHWSPDWQCDSYGVCGPNSICYPYPNFEDKFECKCLPGFEPKLQHEWYLRDWSGGCVRQKGPSVCQNGEGFVKLERVKVPDTSTARVNMSRSREACKEECLRNCSCTAYANADERQGGSGCITWHGDLMDARTYLDTGQDLYVRVDANVSAQYAKKSNSFFGKKRKLEVSVAFGLLFFLLFSLACWLVKRKRKGKRSQDKFFNTTIASTSREDSSARTNIDESGINSELPFFELSAIVKATNNFASNNKLGTGGFGSVYKGVLDNGKEIAVKRLAKNSGQGIGEFKNEVLLLSKLQHRNLVRIMGCCVQDEEKMLIYEYLPNKSLDFFIFGEFLDWTRCFEIICGIARGILYLHQDSRLRIIHRDLKASNVLLDSAMNPKISDFGMARIFGAEQIEANTNRVVGTYGYMSPEYAMEGLFSVKSDVYSFGVLLLEIVTGRKNIGYHHDSPYSNLVGHVWDLWKENRALEIIDSSLGESYPVNKVLRCIHIALLCVQEQAKDRPLMSAVVSMLGNDAAIPSPKQPGFLLKSGYHSSGDPSTNTDGACSVNDMTYTEAEGR, from the exons ATGAGAAAGCTAACAATGAATTCTACTGAATTCTTTTTTGTCAGTACTGTATTGCTCGTCTTCCTTGTGATTCTTCCCTCTTCCATTTCGGTTACCCTAGACGCCATTACATCAAGCCAACCCCTAAGAGAGGACGACGTTCTTCTCTCCACCACTAAAATCTTTGCACTAGGGTTTTTTAAGCCAGGCAGTTCTCGTAACCGTTACATCGGagtttggtacaacaaaattcCAATCAAAACCATTGTCTGGATTGCAAACAGAGAAAACCCCATAGTTCCTACTGCTGGAAATGGACTTCTAGCCATTCATGGAGATCATGGTGGCCTTGTTATTTATGGGGAGGACCAAAACACCCCTATCTGGTCCGCTAATCTCACCGTCTCTTCTCCAAACAATTCCGTGATAGCCAAGCTTTCGAATAAGGGAAATCTTGTTGTTGAAATTAATGGTGAAAAGGTGTGGCAAGGTTTTGATTATCCCACAAATACGATGCTTCCCTTTATGAAAATTGGGCTGGACAGGCGGTCCAGATTGAACCGTTTCCTCACATCTTGGAAGTCCCAAGATGATCCGGGAATGGGCAACTGTTCGTTCCGGATGGAGCCAAGTGAGAGTCCACAGGAGTTCTTATACAAGGGTCAGACTCGATTGTGGCGGACTGGACCTTGGACCGGTGAAAGATGGTCCGGGGTGCCTGCAATGGTAAAACTATTCTTCACCAACGTTACTTTTGTGAACAATCAAGATGAGGTATCCATCATGGATCTAGTTCCTGAATCAAGCTTCGTAAAATTGGTGATCGATGAATCAGGAAACATTGAACGGTCCGCATGGGACGATGAAGTGCATAAATGGGTCCCGCATTGGTCGCCGGATTGGCAGTGTGATTCTTACGGGGTGTGTGGTCCGAATAGCATTTGTTACCCATACCCAAACTTTGAAGATAAATTTGAGTGCAAATGCCTACCTGGATTCGAACCCAAGTTGCAACATGAGTGGTATTTGAGAGATTGGTCAGGCGGGTGCGTGAGGCAAAAGGGTCCATCCGTTTGCCAAAACGGGGAAGGGTTCGTGAAGTTGGAACGTGTGAAGGTGCCGGACACTTCTACGGCACGTGTGAACATGAGTAGGAGTCGGGAAGCATGTAAAGAAGAATGCCTGAGAAATTGTTCTTGCACGGCATACGCAAATGCAGATGAAAGGCAGGGAGGGAGTGGCTGTATAACATGGCATGGGGACTTGATGGACGCAAGGACTTATTTGGATACGGGTCAAGATTTATATGTGCGAGTTGATgcaaatgtttcag CTCAATACGCAAAGAAGTCAAACAGTTTTTTTGGCAAGAAGAGGAAGCTGGAAGTTTCAGTAGCATTTGGTCTATTGTTCTTCCTCTTGTTTTCCCTTGCATGTTGGTTGGTAAAGAGGAAGAGAAAAG GTAAGAGAAGTCAGGATAAATTTTTCAATACGACCATAGCATCAACCTCCCGAGAAGATTCTTCTGCTAGAACAAATATTGATGAAAGTGGAATAAACTCCGAATTACCATTCTTTGAACTAAGTGCCATAGTTAAGGCCACAAATAATTTTGCTTCCAACAACAAGCTTGGAACAGGTGGTTTCGGCTCCGTTTATAAG GGTGTGCTTGATAATGGAAAGGAGATAGCAGTGAAAAGACTAGCCAAGAATTCTGGCCAAGGAATTGGAGAGTTTAAGAATGAAGTTCTGCTGCTTTCAAAGCTCCAACACAGGAACCTTGTGAGGATCATGGGTTGCTGCGTTCAAGATGAAGAGAAGATGTTGATCTATGAATACTTGCCAAACAAAAGTCTTGACTTTTTCATTTTCG GGGAGTTCTTGGATTGGACAAGATGCTTTGAGATAATCTGTGGGATTGCTAGAGGGATCTTATATCTTCATCAGGATTCAAGATTAAGAATCATCCATAGAGATCTAAAGGCCAGCAATGTTCTGTTGGATTCTGCTATGAACCCCAAGATTTCAGATTTTGGTATGGCTAGGATATTTGGAGCTGAACAAATTGAAGCAAATACAAACCGTGTGGTTGGGACATa CGGTTATATGTCACCAGAGTACGCAATGGAAGGACTTTTTTCAGTAAAGTCTGACGTATATAGCTTCGGTGTTTTACTACTAGAAATTGTTACTGGCAGAAAGAACATCGGCTACCACCACGATAGTCCTTACTCAAATTTAGTTGGACAT GTTTGGGACTTGTGGAAGGAAAATAGAGCCTTGGAAATCATTGATTCATCTTTAGGAGAATCATACCCTGTCAACAAAGTTCTAAGATGTATTCACATTGCCCTCTTGTGCGTGCAAGAGCAAGCGAAGGATCGTCCACTCATGTCAGCAGTGGTTTCCATGTTGGGTAATGATGCTGCAATTCCTTCACCAAAGCAACCTGGATTTTTGTTGAAGAGTGGTTATCATAGTAGTGGAGACCCATCAACCAATACTGATGGAGCTTGCTCTGTAAATGACATGACCTATACAGAAGCAGAAGGTCGCTAA
- the LOC103426251 gene encoding G-type lectin S-receptor-like serine/threonine-protein kinase At1g11410 isoform X1 has product MRKLTMNSTEFFFVSTVLLVFLVILPSSISVTLDAITSSQPLREDDVLLSTTKIFALGFFKPGSSRNRYIGVWYNKIPIKTIVWIANRENPIVPTAGNGLLAIHGDHGGLVIYGEDQNTPIWSANLTVSSPNNSVIAKLSNKGNLVVEINGEKVWQGFDYPTNTMLPFMKIGLDRRSRLNRFLTSWKSQDDPGMGNCSFRMEPSESPQEFLYKGQTRLWRTGPWTGERWSGVPAMVKLFFTNVTFVNNQDEVSIMDLVPESSFVKLVIDESGNIERSAWDDEVHKWVPHWSPDWQCDSYGVCGPNSICYPYPNFEDKFECKCLPGFEPKLQHEWYLRDWSGGCVRQKGPSVCQNGEGFVKLERVKVPDTSTARVNMSRSREACKEECLRNCSCTAYANADERQGGSGCITWHGDLMDARTYLDTGQDLYVRVDANVSAQYAKKSNSFFGKKRKLEVSVAFGLLFFLLFSLACWLVKRKRKGKRSQDKFFNTTIASTSREDSSARTNIDESGINSELPFFELSAIVKATNNFASNNKLGTGGFGSVYKGVLDNGKEIAVKRLAKNSGQGIGEFKNEVLLLSKLQHRNLVRIMGCCVQDEEKMLIYEYLPNKSLDFFIFAKGEFLDWTRCFEIICGIARGILYLHQDSRLRIIHRDLKASNVLLDSAMNPKISDFGMARIFGAEQIEANTNRVVGTYGYMSPEYAMEGLFSVKSDVYSFGVLLLEIVTGRKNIGYHHDSPYSNLVGHVWDLWKENRALEIIDSSLGESYPVNKVLRCIHIALLCVQEQAKDRPLMSAVVSMLGNDAAIPSPKQPGFLLKSGYHSSGDPSTNTDGACSVNDMTYTEAEGR; this is encoded by the exons ATGAGAAAGCTAACAATGAATTCTACTGAATTCTTTTTTGTCAGTACTGTATTGCTCGTCTTCCTTGTGATTCTTCCCTCTTCCATTTCGGTTACCCTAGACGCCATTACATCAAGCCAACCCCTAAGAGAGGACGACGTTCTTCTCTCCACCACTAAAATCTTTGCACTAGGGTTTTTTAAGCCAGGCAGTTCTCGTAACCGTTACATCGGagtttggtacaacaaaattcCAATCAAAACCATTGTCTGGATTGCAAACAGAGAAAACCCCATAGTTCCTACTGCTGGAAATGGACTTCTAGCCATTCATGGAGATCATGGTGGCCTTGTTATTTATGGGGAGGACCAAAACACCCCTATCTGGTCCGCTAATCTCACCGTCTCTTCTCCAAACAATTCCGTGATAGCCAAGCTTTCGAATAAGGGAAATCTTGTTGTTGAAATTAATGGTGAAAAGGTGTGGCAAGGTTTTGATTATCCCACAAATACGATGCTTCCCTTTATGAAAATTGGGCTGGACAGGCGGTCCAGATTGAACCGTTTCCTCACATCTTGGAAGTCCCAAGATGATCCGGGAATGGGCAACTGTTCGTTCCGGATGGAGCCAAGTGAGAGTCCACAGGAGTTCTTATACAAGGGTCAGACTCGATTGTGGCGGACTGGACCTTGGACCGGTGAAAGATGGTCCGGGGTGCCTGCAATGGTAAAACTATTCTTCACCAACGTTACTTTTGTGAACAATCAAGATGAGGTATCCATCATGGATCTAGTTCCTGAATCAAGCTTCGTAAAATTGGTGATCGATGAATCAGGAAACATTGAACGGTCCGCATGGGACGATGAAGTGCATAAATGGGTCCCGCATTGGTCGCCGGATTGGCAGTGTGATTCTTACGGGGTGTGTGGTCCGAATAGCATTTGTTACCCATACCCAAACTTTGAAGATAAATTTGAGTGCAAATGCCTACCTGGATTCGAACCCAAGTTGCAACATGAGTGGTATTTGAGAGATTGGTCAGGCGGGTGCGTGAGGCAAAAGGGTCCATCCGTTTGCCAAAACGGGGAAGGGTTCGTGAAGTTGGAACGTGTGAAGGTGCCGGACACTTCTACGGCACGTGTGAACATGAGTAGGAGTCGGGAAGCATGTAAAGAAGAATGCCTGAGAAATTGTTCTTGCACGGCATACGCAAATGCAGATGAAAGGCAGGGAGGGAGTGGCTGTATAACATGGCATGGGGACTTGATGGACGCAAGGACTTATTTGGATACGGGTCAAGATTTATATGTGCGAGTTGATgcaaatgtttcag CTCAATACGCAAAGAAGTCAAACAGTTTTTTTGGCAAGAAGAGGAAGCTGGAAGTTTCAGTAGCATTTGGTCTATTGTTCTTCCTCTTGTTTTCCCTTGCATGTTGGTTGGTAAAGAGGAAGAGAAAAG GTAAGAGAAGTCAGGATAAATTTTTCAATACGACCATAGCATCAACCTCCCGAGAAGATTCTTCTGCTAGAACAAATATTGATGAAAGTGGAATAAACTCCGAATTACCATTCTTTGAACTAAGTGCCATAGTTAAGGCCACAAATAATTTTGCTTCCAACAACAAGCTTGGAACAGGTGGTTTCGGCTCCGTTTATAAG GGTGTGCTTGATAATGGAAAGGAGATAGCAGTGAAAAGACTAGCCAAGAATTCTGGCCAAGGAATTGGAGAGTTTAAGAATGAAGTTCTGCTGCTTTCAAAGCTCCAACACAGGAACCTTGTGAGGATCATGGGTTGCTGCGTTCAAGATGAAGAGAAGATGTTGATCTATGAATACTTGCCAAACAAAAGTCTTGACTTTTTCATTTTCG CAAAAGGGGAGTTCTTGGATTGGACAAGATGCTTTGAGATAATCTGTGGGATTGCTAGAGGGATCTTATATCTTCATCAGGATTCAAGATTAAGAATCATCCATAGAGATCTAAAGGCCAGCAATGTTCTGTTGGATTCTGCTATGAACCCCAAGATTTCAGATTTTGGTATGGCTAGGATATTTGGAGCTGAACAAATTGAAGCAAATACAAACCGTGTGGTTGGGACATa CGGTTATATGTCACCAGAGTACGCAATGGAAGGACTTTTTTCAGTAAAGTCTGACGTATATAGCTTCGGTGTTTTACTACTAGAAATTGTTACTGGCAGAAAGAACATCGGCTACCACCACGATAGTCCTTACTCAAATTTAGTTGGACAT GTTTGGGACTTGTGGAAGGAAAATAGAGCCTTGGAAATCATTGATTCATCTTTAGGAGAATCATACCCTGTCAACAAAGTTCTAAGATGTATTCACATTGCCCTCTTGTGCGTGCAAGAGCAAGCGAAGGATCGTCCACTCATGTCAGCAGTGGTTTCCATGTTGGGTAATGATGCTGCAATTCCTTCACCAAAGCAACCTGGATTTTTGTTGAAGAGTGGTTATCATAGTAGTGGAGACCCATCAACCAATACTGATGGAGCTTGCTCTGTAAATGACATGACCTATACAGAAGCAGAAGGTCGCTAA